The DNA region CAGGCCGACGGCACAAGGGTCATCCCCGCCTGGCGCCTCGGGGATGCGAATGCCATGGCGTCGCTGGCGCGCAAGATCTCCGTGTGCGATCCCGACGCGGTGGTCATCCAGCATCAGCCGGAACTGATCGGTTGGGGCGAGCTCGCCCGGCTCATCGGCGATCGCAGGGTGCGCGATCGAATCTCAGTCGTCACCTTGCACGCGGTCCCGCCTCTCGCCGCAGCGGCCGCAGCCGAGCGTGATATCGCGGTCGAGGCGCTTCGGCAGGCATCGCGGATCCTGGTGCATGGCGCTGCCGACCTCGACACGCTCGCCGGGCTCGGCCTTGCGGACAACGTGACCTTGTTTCCCCATGGCGCGACCATCGACGCCGATGGGGAGCGCGGCTTGACCGAGCCGAGCGGGGAGGCGCTGTCCCGCCGCCTGAGGGGCATGATCCTCGGGCTCAGGGCGAGCGGCTCGAGGCAGGCCTTGGGGGCCGATCCTTGATCGAGCGGCGCCCGGGATGCGTCCCGCAGCCCGATCGGCTATGAGGGGCAGGTGTCCAAGCTGCCCTATGTCCAGATCCTGCGCGCCTTCGCGGCTCTCTGCGTCGCGGCCCTGCATGCCCAGAGCGATGCGGGCGTCGTCATGGCGCGGGCGGGGGGGAGCTTCGCGACCAGTTCCTCCTTCCCATGGCTCGCCGGCGTCGACATCTTCTTCGTCATCTCGGGCTTCATCATGGTTCATGCATCGCGCCGCCTGTTCGGCGCAGCGCGCGGCGCCCGCATCTTCCTCTCCCATCGCATTGCCCGGATCGTGCCGCTCTATTGGGCGACGACCGCGCTCTATCTCGTGGTGGCGCTGGCCTGGCCCGCCCTCCTCAACACCGACTATGTGTCGCCGGGTTTCGTCATCTCGTCCTTCCTGTTCATCCCGGCCGTGCGGCCCGACGGGCTCGTGCAGCCCATCTATTCGCTCGGCTGGACGCTCAATTACGAGATGTTCTTCTACGCGCTGTTCGCTATCGCCTTGATCTGGCCGCGCCGGCGCGCCGTGCCGTCACTGATCGCTGCACTCATCCTGCTCGTGGTGCTCGGAGCGGCCGCTGCGCCGCTGCCGCAGCCATTGGGGTTCTGGTGCGACCCGATCATCCTCGAATTTGCCCTCGGCATGGCGCTCGGCTTCATCAGCGAAGAGGGCTTTTGGCTCAACCGGCCGGCGCGCCTGGCGCTCGCCGTCATCGGTCTCGCACTGCTCAGCTTCGACTTCACCGCAGGCGGCCTGCTGCCGGCTCTGTCGCGGACGCTGGCCTATGGGGTTCCGGCGGTGCTGCTGCTCGCAGCGACCGTGCTCGCCCCGCGGCGCGATGCGGCGCCCGGCAAGGTGATGCGTCTCGGCGTGGCGCTCGGCGACGCCTCCTACGCGCTCTATCTCCTGCATCCCTTCGTGATCCGCGCCATGCGCGAGCTCTGGATCCGCGGCGGGCTCGCCTCACTGATCGGCCCTTGGGGGTTCGTGGTCGTGGCGCTCGCCTGCGCCAGCGCGGTGGCGGTGCTGGTCAACCAGCTCTTCGAGCAGCCGGTGACGGCATCGGCGCGGCGCGCTCTCGCATAGGGAGGGCGAGTAGGGAGTAGCGAATGGCGAGTAGAGAGTAGTAAGGAGTGAGGGGCTTCTTGCAATGCAGTCAACGGCTTCACTTATCGCTATTCGCTATTCGCTACTCTCTATTCGCCACCTCCTTCAGCGCTCCTTCACATAAGGAATGCCCGAGGCGCGCGGCGGGATGGCGCGCCCGACGAAGCCCGCGAGCAGGATCACGGTCATCAGGTAGGGCAGTGCCTGGATCGCCTGCACCGGCACGCTGATGCCGCCCGGCAGCACCGCGCCCTGCAGGCGGATCGCGACGGCGTCGAGCAGGCCGAACAACAGGCAGGCGCCGAGCGCCGGCCAGGCGCGCCAATGCGCGAAGATCAGGGCGGTGAGCGCGATGAAGCCCTTGCCCGCCGTCATCTGCGGCAGGAAGCCCGCCGCCTGCGATACCGAGAGATAGGTGCCCCCGATGCCGCACAATACGCCCGCGATCACCACCGCCCGATAGCGCAGCGAGGCGACCGAGACGCCGGCCGTGTCGACGGCGGCTGGATATTCGCCGACGGCGCGCAATCGCAGGCCAAAGCGGGTGCGGGCCATGACGAGGCTGGTGATCGCGACCGCGGCGAGCGTGAGATAGACCGGCGCGGGGTGGCCGGAGAGCACATCGGCGTAGAGCGGGCCGAGGATCGGCACGGATTTCAGCGCGGCGGCGCCCGGCAGCACGAGATCGGGAAAACGTCCCGTCCCCTCGAGCGGCGGGGTGCGCCCGCCCTGGCCGTACCAGGCATTGCCGACCACCGCCGTCAGCCCCGCCGCGAGCAGGTTGATTGCGACACCCGAGACGATCTGGTTGCCGCGCTGGCTGATCGAGGCGAAGCCGTGCAGCAGCGCGAAGGCGACTGAGGCGAGAATGCCGGCGCCAAGCCCGATCCAGGCCGAATGCGTCGCATAGGCGGCCGCGGCCGAGGCGAAGGCGGCGATCAGCATCTTGCCCTCGAGCCCGATATCGACGATCCCCGAGCGCTCCGACCACAGCCCGGCGAGGCAGGCCGCGATCAGCGGCACGGAGAGCCGCAGCGCCGAGGCGAGGACCACGGCCATAAGAGCGACGAGGTCGGCGAGGTCGCTCACGCCACCGCCCTCCTCGGCATCAGCGAGGCGACGGCGCGGCGGAACAGGCCGTCGAGCGCGCCGGCGAAAAGGATCAGCACGCCACCGATGACCGTCACCATGTCGCGGGTGATGGCCGGGTGGACGAAGGAGAGCTCGGCGCCACCCTGATAGAGCATGCCGAACAGCAACGCCGCGAGCACGACGCCGACCGGATGGGCGCGCCCCATCAGCGCCACCGCGATCCCGACGAAGCCGTAGCCCGAGGTGAATTCGGGGAGGAGCCGCTGCTGCACGCCCATCACCTCATTGACCGCGAGTCCCGCCGCCAGCGCCCCGGAGAGGGCCATGGTGAGCATGGTGATGCGCTCGGGCGAGACCCCGGCATAGACGGCCGCCGCCGGGCTCGCGCCGACGGTGCGGATCGCATAGCCGAGCCGCGAACGGTAGATGAGGAGCCAGACGCCGACGGCCGCGAGCAGCGCCAGCGGCAGGGAGAGGTTGAGCGGCGTCGTCGACATGGCGAAGCCGAGCCCGCGCGCGATATCGTGGATGAACGGCAGGCGGCCCGAAGCGCTGAAGGTGCGGGTCTCGGGGGCCATCGATTTCGGATCGCCGATCACGTTGACCAGGAGATAGACGATCAGGATGGCGGCGAGGAAGTTGAGCATGATCGTGGTGATCACGACATGGCTGCCGCGCCGCGCCTGCAGATAGCCGGGGATGAAGCCCCAGAGCGCTCCGAAGGCCGCGGCCGCGATGACGCCGAGCGGCAGCACGATGGCGGCCGGCAAGCCGTCGAGTGACAGGCAGACGAGCGTAGCCCCAAGGCCCCCGAGCGTCGCCTGCCCCTCGGCGCCGATATTGAAGAGGCCCGCGTGGAAAGCGACCGCCACCGCAAGGCCGGTGAAGATGAAGTCCGTCGCGTAGTAGAGGGTGAAGCCGAGCCCTTCGCCCGAGCCCAAGCTGCCCTGGATCAGGATGCGCGTCGCATCGAGCGGGCTCTCGCCGATCGACGCCACCACGAGGCCCGCAACCAGGAAGGCCGCGACCGTCGCCACCGCCGGCACCAGCGCCACATCGGCCCATTTCGGCAGCTCGACCGGGGCGCTCACGCGGCCTCCTCCGTGACGCCGGCCATCAACAGCCCGAGATCGCGCATATCCGTCGCCTCGCAGCGCCTTTCGCCGGTGATGCGTCCTCCGCACATGACCAGGATGCGGTCGGAGAGGCTCATGATCTCCTCGAGCTCGACCGAGACGAGGAGGATCGCGACGCCGGCGTCGCGCAAGGCCACCAGCCGGCGATGGATGAACTCGATCGCGCCGATATCGACGCCGCGCGTCGGCTGGCCGACCAGCAGAACCTTCGGGGAGCGCTCGATCTCGCGCGCCAGCACGATCTTCTGCTGGTTGCCGCCGGAGAATTTCGAGGTCTTCAGAAAGGGGTCGCGCGGGCGGACATCATAGTCCTCCATGCGCGTCGAGAGGTCGCCGACCATGGCGGCACGGTCGAAGAGCCGCCCGCGCCCATAGCATTTCTCATGGGTGAAGCCGAGCGCGGCGCTCTCGAAGGCCGGAAACGGCGGCACCAGTCCCATGCGCAACCGATCCTCCGGCACATGCAATAGGCCGCGACGGCGCAGCTCGCGCGGATTGAGGGCGCGAGCATCGAGAATATGGCCGGAGAGCGCGATCGATCCAGACTTCGGCACCATGATGCCGGAGAGCGCGGCCAGCAGCTCGCTCTGACCATTGCCGGCGACGCCCGCCACGCCGACGATCTCGCCCTCATGCAAGGTGAAGGACACATCGTCGAGCCGTGTCACGTCACGTTCGTCGATGACCGAGAGGCCCTTCACCGCGAGCACCGGCGCGCCAGGCTGGCGCGGCGTCTTCTCGACGCGCAGCAGCACCTCGCGCCCGACCATGAGCGCCGCGAGCTCCCGCGGCGAAGTCTTCGCGGTGTCCATGGTCGCCACGATCTCGCCCTGGCGCATGACGCTGACGCGATCGGTCGCGGCCATGATCTCCTGGAGCTTATGGGTGATGAGGATGATGGTTTTGCCTTGCGCCTTGAGCGCGGCGAGCAGCGTGAACAGCGCCGTCGCCTCGGCCGGGGTGAGCACCGCCGTCGGTTCGTCGAGCACCAGCACATTGGCGCCGCGATAGAGGGCCTTGACGATCTCGACGCGCTGCTCCTGGCCGACCGAGAGGTGACCGACTTGGGCGTCGGGATCGATGACGAGGCCGTAATCCTTGGCGAAGCCTTGCAGCGCCGCGCGCGCTTTGCCGGCCCCCCGCGCCAGCAGGGCGCCCCCCTCGACCCCGAGCATGACGTTGTCGAGGACGCTCAGCTCATCGACCAGCATGAAATGCTGGAACACCATGCCGATGCCGGCCTTGATGGCGATCTGCGAATTGGCGATGCGGACATTTCTGCCATCGACCCTGATCTCGCCGGCATCCGCCTCGTAGAAACCGTAGAGGATCGACATCAGCGTCGACTTGCCCGCCCCGTTCTCGCCGACGATGCCATGGATCGAGCCCTTGGCGACCGTAAGATTGACATTCTTGTTGGCGCGCACCGGGCCGAAGCTCTTGTCGATGCCGATCAGCTCGATCGCCGGGGGCGGCATCGACAAAACGCCGGTCATGGGGGACATGACCGCGTCGCGGTCCAGTCCGGCACGGCGAGCCTGCCCGCGACGATCGCGGCCCTGGCCTTATCGACCGCAGCCTGCATGGCGGGCGTGACCAAGTGCTTGTTGGCATCATCGATGGCGATGTCGAGCCCGCCTTCGGCGAGGCCTAAAAGCCGTGCGCCAGGCTTCCATTTGCCCGCTTCCGCATCTTTCAAGGCGAGATACACGGCGTTGTCGGTACGCTTGAGCAGGCTCGTCAGAACATGGCCGGGGAAGAGACCGTTCTGGTTGGAGTCCGAGCCGATGCCGAGCACATTGGCATCGGCCGCCGCCCGCAGCACGCCGAGACCGGTCTGACCGGCGGCCTGCAGCACCACATCAGCTCCTTGGCCGATCTGCGAGCGCGCCAGCTCCGCGCCGCGTGCCGGATCGGTAAAGGCTCCCGGCGTATCTCCCGCATAAGCCTGCAGCACGCCAATATCCGGGCGCTCAGCCTTCGCGCCCTTCTCATAGCCGCAGACGATACGGCGGATGATCGGCAGATCCATGCCGCCGACCACACCGACCTTGCCGGTCTTCGAGGCCATCGCTGCCATCAGGCCGACCAAAAAGCCGCCCTCCTGTTCCTTGAACACGACGGATTGCACATTCGGCTTGTCGACTACGGCGTCGATGATGACGAAGCGCGCCTTCGGGAAGTCGCCGGCAACCTTGTCGACGGCCGAGGCGAAGGGAAAACCGATGGCGATGATCGGGTCCTCGCCGCGCGAGGCGAAGCGGCGCAGCACCTCCTCGCGCTCGACATCGCTCTTGACCTCGAATTCCCGATAGGTGGTGCCGGTCTCGGATTTGAAGCGCTCGATGCCGCGATAGGCGCCCTCATTGAAGGAGGCGTCGAACTTCACGAGGTTGTAGAGGATCGCGGGGCGCGGCCCCTCGGCGCGCCCGGCTTGGGCCGTGAGCAACAGAGCGAGCCCGGCGAACGCCAGTCGCACGAGCGACAGGAGAGAGCGCCCGGCCGCAAGCGCTACAGGCCGGGCGAGGCGCCACCGTAGAGTCATCACGTTGTCGTCAATTCGGGCACTTCTGATCCGACATGTAGTCATGCACCTGGATCGTGCCGGCGACGATATCGGCGGCCGCTTTGTCGGCCGCGGTCTTCATATCCGGGGTCAGCAGCGCTTTGTTGAAGTCGTCCTGGGCGTAGCCGACGCCGCTCTCCTTGAGGCCGAGCACATAGATGCCGGACGTCAACTTGCCGTTCTTGGCGTCCATGAAGGTGGTGTAGGTCGCGACATCGACGCGTTTCAGCATCGAGGTCAAAACATGACCGGGGAACAACCCGTCCTGGTTGGAATCGACCCCGATGCCGAGCTTGCCGGCGTCCGCCACGGCGCGCAGCACGCCGAGGCCAGTGCCACCCGCCGCGTGGTAGACGACGTCAGCGCCGCGATCCATCTGCGATTTCGCGAGCTCGCCGCCCTTGACCGGATCATTCCAGGCCGCGCCGGTGGTGCCAGTCATGTTCTGCAGCACTTCGACCGTGGCGTTCTTGTATTTGGCGCCGGCGACATAGCCGCAGGCGAATTTGCGGATGAGCGGGATATCCATGCCGCCGACGAAGCCGATCTTGCCGGTCTTCGAAGCTGAGGCGGCGAGCAGTCCGACGAGGAATGAGCCTTCCTGCTCCTTGAAGACGATGGAGCGCACATTCGGCTTATCGACGACCGCGTCGATGATGGCGAATTTGGTATCGGGGAACTCGGCCGCTATCTTCTCGAGTGCGCTCGCCTGGGCAAAACTCACCGCGATGATGGGGGTGTAGCCGTCATGGGCGAAGCGGCGCAGAGCCTGCTCGCGTTGCGCCTCGTTCTGGATCTCGAAGTCGCGATAATCGATGCCGGTGTCCTTCTTGAACTTGGTCGCGCCGTCCGCGACGCCTTCGTTGAAGGATTTGTCGAACTTGCCCCCGAGATCATAGACGATAGCCGGCTTGATGTCGGCGGCGAGCGCATGCGGGGCAAATGCCAGCACGCCCACCACGGCCAGGCCCAGGATCGATGCGTTTCGCGCCATGAAGCTCTCCCTTGTTACACGGTCGGCGTCTTGCTGCACGAAGCCGCCGACGCCCCTTGAATGCCATGTTTTCACAGTCCCGCGCGCCGAGCAAACCCAACTTCACGGCGCAGTGCCGCAATGAAGGCGCATGGCTTGCCCAGGCTCTTCACGAAGCTCGATGCACGCTGCATGCCATTTGGCCGCGCTGCGGCACTCCTTTTGTCGCAATATTCTGATATCCGGACATCGGGTATCTGAGCCATTGGGGCATCACGACTCGCGGAAATCCGTTCCGGCATCGAAGAGATACGGCGCGGCGCGAGCGAAAGGAGACGGGACCATGCGTATGGCGACACTACTGATCGGCGCGCAGATCGCGGCCATGAGCTGTGCTTTCGGTGCGACTGCGATGGCGGCGGGCGCCGTCGTCGTTTCGCCCGACCGCAGCGTCATCTATTGGAGCACCCGCAAGCCGAGCGTCGAGGCCGCGGTCAATATCGCGATGGGCAAATGCAAGGCTCGCTTCGGCAGTTGCGCGGTCGATAAGAGCTTCGTCAGCGGTTGCCTCGGCGTGGCGCTCTCGCGGAAGCCCAACGTCTGGGGTTTCGCGGTGCGCCCCTCCGCGAACGAAGCGCGCAGCGCCGCGCTCGGCCAGTGCGAGCAGAACGGGGCGAAGTGCGCCACCGAGACCGTCACCTGCGAATAGCTGCGTCCGGTATCGTCGCAGCCGATCTTGGCGGCCAATCGGCTTTCGGTTCGCCAAAAGGCAACAGCCCTGCAACCCATTGGCGAGGCGCCGATTCTCGCCCTATGATCGCATCCGCGACGGGGACGCCACACGGGGCCGGCTGCGAGGCTGCGAGATCGATCCATGAATTCCATCAGGAAGCTGCTGCTCCATCTCAGGAAGCTGCGGCTCTACCTCCTGGCTGTGGCTCTTCCTTTCCTGGTGGCGATCCTGATCGGCATCTCGCCCTTGCCGCTGCGCACCGATCTGCAAAATCTCGTCTTCGACAACTACCAGCGCCTGAGCCCGCGCATCTTCGACCCTGAATCATCGCCGGTCAGGATCGTCGACATCGACGATGAATCGCTGAAGCGCTATGGCCGGCAATGGCCCTGGCCGCGCTCGCAGCTTGCCGCCTTCGTGAATGTCCTCAAGACGCATGGCGCCGTGGCGATCGCCTTCGACTTCCTGTTCGCGGAGGCCGACCAGATGGGCATCGCCGATCTGATCCGCAATCAGCCGCGCGAGCGCGCCCTCGCCTTGATCGCGCAGGAGCTCGACAGGAACGGCACCTATGACCAGGCCTTCGCCAACTCCCTGAACACCGCGCCAGTCGTGCTGGGGGCGGTGCTGGTCAACGATAATCCGCAAGCCAAGATCACGGAGAGCGAACCAGAGAATTCGAGCTTCCTGCCCATCAAGGCGGGCTTTGCCCATGCGGGTGACGATCCTTTGCTGTTCCTGCACGGATTCCAGGCGAGCATCGCGCCGATCAAGCTCCTGGCCGATCGCGCCGTCGGCATCGGCGCGCTGAACTGGGTGCCCGACCATGACCGCGTCATCCGCCAGGTTCCGCTGCTCTTCTCCTTGAAGAAAGAGATCGTGCCGAGCCTCGCTGCAGAGGCGCTGCGCGTGGCCCAGGGGCAGGGGGCGAGCTATTTCGTCAAATCCTCGAATTCCTCCGGCGAGACGGCCTTCGGAGCCGAGACCGGCATCGTCGCGGTACGCATCGGCGAGCTCGTGGTCCGCACGCAGCCGCAAGGCGAGGTCCGCATCCGCTTCACCAAGCATGATCAGCGCCGCTTCATCCCGGCCTGGAAGCTCATCAACAACGAATACGACCCGGCCGAGATCGAGAACAAGTTCATCTTCATCGGCTCGAGCGCGGCGGCACTCGGCGACATGGTGACGACGCCGCTCGACGCCTCGGTGCCGGGGGTCGAGATGCATGCCCAGCTGCTCGAGCACATCTTCAATGGCGACAGCCTGGCGCGTCCCGACTACGCGAATGGCGTCGAATTGGTCGCCATGGTCGCGCTCTCGCTCCTGATGATCACCGTCCTGCCCTTCGTCTCCGCGATCGTCGGAGCGGCGATCGGCGGCCTCGCGGTCGCCGGCATGGCGGGCGGAAGCTGGTGGGCTTTCACCCAGCAGGGCGTGCTCATCGACCCGGTCTACCCGAGCCTGTCGGCGGGCGCGGTGTTCCTCGCCGGAGTGCTCACCCTCTATGGCCTCAAGCAGTCGCAGGAACGTTTCGTGCGTCAGGCCTTCGGCCGCTTCGTCCCGCCAGCCGTGGTGCGGCGCCTCGCCGAGAATCCGGACAAGCTCACCCTCGGCGGTGAGAATCGCGAGCTGACCTTGCTGTTCTGCGACCTGCGCTCCTTCACGACGCTGTCGGAAAGCTTCGACGCGCATGGGCTGACGAGCTTCCTCAACGAATACCTCACCCCGATGACCGATATCGTCTTCGATCATGGCGGCACGGTCGACAAATATATGGGCGACGCCATCATGGCGTTCTGGAACGCGCCGGAGGACGATGAGCGGCATGCCCGGAACTCAGCGATCGCCGCGCTCGCCATGCGCGCCGAACTGGTGAAGCTCAACGAACGCTGGCAGGCGCGTGCTGCGGCCGAGAGCCGGTCTTTCCCAGCGGTGCGTTTCGGGATCGGCCTCAATACCGGCATCTGCTGCGTCGGCAATCTCGGCTCGCTGCGCCGCTTCGATTATTCGGCCATCGGCGATGATGTGAACGTCGCCTCGCGCCTCGAAGGGTCGACGAAATTCTTCGGCGTCGACATCGTGGCGAATGGCGCGACGCGCGACGAGGCCCCCGAGCTCGCCTGGCTCGAGGTCGATCAGGTCCAGGTCAAGGGCAAGACGGTGCCCATCGTGGTCTACACTCTGCTCGGCGATGACACGGTCGCGGCGGGCGATGCCTTCAAGACGCTGGAAGCGACCCATGCGGCGATGCTCGCAGCCTTTCGTGCGCGCGCCTTCGACAAGGCGCTCAACCTCGCGCAGGACGCGGCATCGCTCGCGCCAACACCGATCCTCGGACTTTACGCTTTCTACCGGGCCCGCATCGGCGAGCTCTTGGCCTCGCCGCCCGGCGCTGACTGGTCGCCGGTGCTCAAGCTCGAGGAAAAGTGATCGGCCGCCGCTCGCGGCACATCCGCATCAGGCGTCGCAAAAAGGACACGGAGCCGTCTTCGGGCTCAATCGGAAGGGACCACGCACCAAGCTCCCGGCCCGAGCGGCTCGGAGGCCTTGGTCATGTGACGGGTGTGTGTCCGTTCGGCGAGCCGGAGACCGGTTCGCCGAAAGGCCTTTCAGCTTGGATGCGGCCCCGCAATGTGGGGGCCGCAGAGGTCAGCGGCGTCCGAGCTTGCCGAAGGGGCTGTTGAGGCGTTCGAGCTTGCGGGCCTTGCGGGCCGCATAGCGCGCATCGCGCTCCTTCTTCTTCTCTTCCTCGAGCGCTGCCTTCCAGGCGGTGGCTTCGGCGCGCTCGCGGGCTTCCCGCTCCTCGCGCTCGGCCTTCTCGGCCGCCTCCCGGGTCTCACGAGCGGCGCGTTCCGCCGCCTCTTGCGCCTCGCGGGCCGCTTTGCGCTCCGCGAGACGGGCCTCGCGCGCCTGGGCAATCGCCAGCCGCTCGGCCTGCTTCTTCAGGAAATCCGGGTCGCTGCCAGTGGCCTTGGCACGATATCTCTCAAGCACGCCCTGTTTGGCGGTCGCGGCGGCACTCAGCCTTTCGCCGAATCCCGGATGTTGGAAACTAGCCATTTCTCTCCGTCTCGAATGGACTCATATGCTCTGCCGACCCGACTGAATGTCGGGACAGTTCCATCGGCATCTGGTTCAAGGATGGTCTCGGGGCGGCACGCCCCGCGCGCACACATGTTTCGGCGCGGCCTCCACGTCAAGCTCTATGTTTGCAGAGCTGATCTCCGCAAATGCGCAAGCCTCATGGCGGAGCCGCCCCATTAACCCGGAATCCTTGAGCATTCCGGAACTCGCGGATCGTGCTCAAACTCATAGAGTAGCGCCTGATCCGCAAACGTGCACAGCACCTTTGCGATAAGATCATGCTCAAACTAAGGTGTGGCGGATGACCTTGTCGGCCAAGCGATGCGCTTGGCAGCGATCGCACTTGGCACGGATCGCATTTGGCCGGATCAAGCGCGAGCGCGCGCCCCTGGCGCCGCTCGGTGAAGCCTTCTCAGTGATAGGCTTCTCAGTGATAGCCTTCGCCCTCGACCAGCTTGCCCCTGAAGGTCCAGTAGACGAACACCGTATAGGCAAGGATCAGCGGCAGCAGGAAGACGACGCCGATCAGGAGGAAGATCTGGCTCGCCGGCGCCGCGGCCGTCTCCCACACCGTGAGGGTCGGCGGCACGAGATAGGGGAAGTTCGAGATGGCGAGCCCGATGAAGCACAGGACAAAGACCCCGACCGTCGCGAAGAAGGGTTCGACATGCCCGCCCGTCTCGATCGAGCGCCAGATGCGCCAAGTGAGGAAGGCGGTGAGCGCCGGCAGCGGCCACAGATAGAGGAGGTTCGGCCAGGCGAACCAGCGTTCGGCGATGCGCGGTATGGCGAAGGGCGTCCACAGGCTCACCGCCACGGCAGCGGCGGCGACCGCGACGAGGCAGATCGGCGCAAGCCTGTGGGCGAGGGCTGCCGCCGCGCCTTCGGTGCGCATCACCAGGAACCCGGCTCCGAGCAGCGCATAGCCGGCGACGAGGCCGAGGCCGCAGAGCAGCGTGAAGGGGGTCGCCCAATCGAAGGGGCCGCCGGCGAAGGCGCCGTTCTCCACCTTGATGCCCTGCAGGAGGCCGCCGAGCACCGCGCCTTGCGCGAAGGCGGCGACGATCGAGCCGCCGCCAAAGGCCAGGTCCCAGAAGCCGTGATGCGGCTTCGAGACGAAGCGGAACTCGAAGGCGACACCGCGGAAGACCAGGGCGAGCAGCATCACCATCACCGGCAGATAGAGGGCCGGCATGATCACCGCATAAGCTCTCGGAAAGGCGACCCACAGGCCGCCGCCGCCCAGCACCAGCCAGGTCTCGTTGCCGTCCCAATAGGGCGCGATGGCATTCATCATCTGG from Rhizobiales bacterium GAS188 includes:
- a CDS encoding cytochrome bd-I ubiquinol oxidase subunit 2 apoprotein translates to MSMSMDFYLPVIWAAVLAVAVGLYVILDGFDLGIGILFPMARDERTRDQMMNAIAPYWDGNETWLVLGGGGLWVAFPRAYAVIMPALYLPVMVMLLALVFRGVAFEFRFVSKPHHGFWDLAFGGGSIVAAFAQGAVLGGLLQGIKVENGAFAGGPFDWATPFTLLCGLGLVAGYALLGAGFLVMRTEGAAAALAHRLAPICLVAVAAAAVAVSLWTPFAIPRIAERWFAWPNLLYLWPLPALTAFLTWRIWRSIETGGHVEPFFATVGVFVLCFIGLAISNFPYLVPPTLTVWETAAAPASQIFLLIGVVFLLPLILAYTVFVYWTFRGKLVEGEGYH